From the genome of Arvicola amphibius chromosome 9, mArvAmp1.2, whole genome shotgun sequence, one region includes:
- the Cbx7 gene encoding chromobox protein homolog 7 isoform X1, with translation MELSAIGEQVFAVESIRKKRVRKGKVEYLVKWKGWPPKYSTWEPEEHILDPRLVMAYEEKEERDRASGYRKRGPKPKRLLLQRLYSMDLRSSHKAKGKEELCFSLMRPLGSGSPEGVVKAGAAELVDKGPLVPTLPFPLCKPRKAHKYLRLSRKKFPPRSGPHLESHSHPRELSLQESPAPDVLQAAGDWEPVEQPPEEEAEADLANGPPPWTPTLPSSEVTVTDITANSVTVTFREAQAAEGFFRDRSGKL, from the exons ggCAAAGTCGAGTATCTGGTGAAGTGGAAAGGATGGCCCCCCAA GTACAGCACATGGGAGCCAGAGGAGCACATCCTGGACCCCCGCCTTGTCATGGCCTACGAGGAGAA ggaggagagagaccGAGCATCAGGTTATAGGAAGAGAGGTCCGAAACCCAAGCGGCTTCTGCTGCAG CGGCTGTACAGCATGGACCTGCGGAGCTCCCACAAAGCCAAGGGCAAGGaggagctctgcttctctttgatgCGCCCACTCGGCAGCGGGAGCCCCGAGGGGGTGGTCAAGGCGGGGGCAGCTGAGCTGGTGGACAAGGGCCCCTTGGTGCCCACCCTGCCCTTCCCACTCTGCAAGCCGCGCAAGGCCCACAAGTACCTGCGGCTCTCACGCAAGAAGTTCCCGCCACGCAGCGGGCCCCACCTGGAGAGTCACAGCCATCCACGGGAGCTCTCCCTGCAGGAGTCACCAGCCCCAGATGTCCTGCAGGCCGCCGGCGACTGGGAGCCTGTGGAGCAGCCCCCTGAGGAGGAGG CAGAAGCAGACCTGGCCAATGGGCCCCCTCCCTGGACACCCACGCTCCCCTCAAGTGAAGTGACCGTGACTGACATCACCGCCAACTCCGTCACCGTCACCTTCCGTGAGGCTCAGGCTGCCGAGGGCTTCTTCCGAGACCGCAGTGGGAAGCTGTGA
- the Cbx7 gene encoding chromobox protein homolog 7 isoform X2, with amino-acid sequence MELSAIGEQVFAVESIRKKRVRKGKVEYLVKWKGWPPKYSTWEPEEHILDPRLVMAYEEKEERDRASGYRKRGPKPKRLLLQRLYSMDLRSSHKAKGKEELCFSLMRPLGSGSPEGVVKAGAAELVDKGPLVPTLPFPLCKPRKAHKYLRLSRKKFPPRSGPHLESHSHPRELSLQESPAPDVLQAAGDWEPVEQPPEEEEADLANGPPPWTPTLPSSEVTVTDITANSVTVTFREAQAAEGFFRDRSGKL; translated from the exons ggCAAAGTCGAGTATCTGGTGAAGTGGAAAGGATGGCCCCCCAA GTACAGCACATGGGAGCCAGAGGAGCACATCCTGGACCCCCGCCTTGTCATGGCCTACGAGGAGAA ggaggagagagaccGAGCATCAGGTTATAGGAAGAGAGGTCCGAAACCCAAGCGGCTTCTGCTGCAG CGGCTGTACAGCATGGACCTGCGGAGCTCCCACAAAGCCAAGGGCAAGGaggagctctgcttctctttgatgCGCCCACTCGGCAGCGGGAGCCCCGAGGGGGTGGTCAAGGCGGGGGCAGCTGAGCTGGTGGACAAGGGCCCCTTGGTGCCCACCCTGCCCTTCCCACTCTGCAAGCCGCGCAAGGCCCACAAGTACCTGCGGCTCTCACGCAAGAAGTTCCCGCCACGCAGCGGGCCCCACCTGGAGAGTCACAGCCATCCACGGGAGCTCTCCCTGCAGGAGTCACCAGCCCCAGATGTCCTGCAGGCCGCCGGCGACTGGGAGCCTGTGGAGCAGCCCCCTGAGGAGGAGG AAGCAGACCTGGCCAATGGGCCCCCTCCCTGGACACCCACGCTCCCCTCAAGTGAAGTGACCGTGACTGACATCACCGCCAACTCCGTCACCGTCACCTTCCGTGAGGCTCAGGCTGCCGAGGGCTTCTTCCGAGACCGCAGTGGGAAGCTGTGA